The proteins below come from a single Gimesia alba genomic window:
- a CDS encoding DUF6435 family protein, with translation MFGWLRRNPKKKLELQYAQKLEAARDAQRNGDIQSFATLTSEAEEILKELDRLAEAAQDDCGQA, from the coding sequence ATGTTTGGCTGGTTGCGTCGTAACCCTAAGAAGAAACTGGAACTTCAGTACGCTCAGAAACTGGAAGCGGCCCGCGATGCGCAGCGGAATGGGGATATCCAGAGTTTTGCCACACTTACTTCAGAGGCGGAGGAAATTTTAAAAGAACTCGACCGGCTGGCGGAAGCGGCGCAAGACGATTGCGGGCAGGCATAG
- a CDS encoding DUF1501 domain-containing protein — MPSSTFQATRLGWSGQSIKTAAISNLKSHHGLGANPEQTALALAQKMNQQLLGQTADVRGVIDSLDLSEQMRDAVPAVMDLTRESKATLDMYGINGGPSDDFGRQCLLARRLSESGVRFVEVSSTGWDHHSGLDKFKSKAETIDKPIAALLADLNQRGLLDETLVLWSGEFGRQPETQVLSGKETLGRDHNASGYTAWLAGGGTKGGLTHGTTDDLGYKTVAGEVHLHDLHATMLHLLGLDHKKLVYRFGGRDFRLTNIYGNVVHDIIA; from the coding sequence ATGCCCTCTAGTACGTTCCAGGCCACGCGACTCGGCTGGTCCGGGCAGTCAATCAAGACGGCCGCCATCAGCAATCTGAAATCGCATCACGGTCTGGGAGCGAATCCCGAACAAACGGCTCTGGCGCTCGCCCAAAAGATGAACCAGCAATTACTGGGACAGACCGCTGATGTTCGCGGCGTGATCGATTCACTCGACCTCAGCGAACAGATGCGCGATGCCGTGCCCGCGGTGATGGATCTGACCCGCGAGAGCAAAGCGACGCTGGACATGTACGGCATCAACGGCGGCCCGTCTGACGATTTCGGGCGGCAATGTCTGCTGGCCCGTCGCCTGAGTGAATCGGGAGTCCGCTTTGTTGAAGTCAGTTCCACCGGCTGGGACCATCACAGCGGTCTCGACAAGTTCAAATCCAAAGCCGAGACGATCGACAAACCAATCGCCGCACTGCTGGCCGATTTGAATCAACGGGGGCTGCTTGACGAAACGCTCGTCCTGTGGAGCGGGGAATTTGGCCGCCAGCCCGAAACCCAGGTTCTCTCCGGCAAAGAAACATTGGGACGCGACCACAACGCCTCCGGTTACACCGCCTGGCTTGCCGGCGGCGGAACCAAAGGGGGGTTAACGCACGGCACCACGGATGACCTCGGTTATAAAACCGTCGCGGGTGAAGTCCACCTGCACGATCTGCATGCGACCATGCTACATCTGCTCGGTCTGGATCACAAGAAACTCGTCTACCGCTTCGGCGGCCGCGACTTCCGCCTGACCAACATCTACGGCAACGTCGTCCACGACATCATCGCCTGA
- a CDS encoding sterol desaturase family protein, which yields MFSELSGLQILSLAHRILPVLLLALFWSWESWFAFKPVASKTRYHHALHNIILAVLNALLLGLLFGVSVEFAAQWSHDNHWGLLNHLPLGTVGKTILAIVLLDAWTYCWHWMNHRIPFFWRFHRMHHSDPYMDVSTATRFHWGELIFSTLFRLLLIPLLGLEAWYLIVYGLLVFLSTQFHHANISIGKADRFFRWLFVSPDMHKIHHSQIPSETNSNYSTVFSIWDRLAGTYRMRNDLKNIHFGLPDFDQPQWQTLLGMWKTPFTKKPPTRQDQKQHPHPK from the coding sequence ATGTTTTCTGAACTCTCAGGATTACAAATTCTGTCGCTCGCGCATCGCATCTTACCAGTCCTGCTCCTCGCTCTGTTCTGGAGCTGGGAAAGCTGGTTCGCATTCAAACCGGTCGCCAGTAAAACGCGCTACCATCACGCCCTGCATAACATTATCCTCGCGGTTCTGAATGCCCTGCTGCTGGGACTGCTCTTCGGAGTCTCTGTCGAATTCGCTGCTCAATGGTCGCACGATAATCACTGGGGGCTCCTCAATCATCTGCCGCTGGGAACCGTTGGAAAAACCATCCTCGCCATTGTTCTGCTCGATGCCTGGACCTACTGCTGGCACTGGATGAATCATCGCATCCCTTTCTTCTGGCGTTTCCATCGCATGCATCACAGCGATCCCTATATGGACGTCTCCACCGCCACCCGCTTTCACTGGGGTGAGCTCATTTTCTCAACACTGTTCCGACTGCTGCTCATCCCCCTGCTCGGCCTCGAAGCCTGGTACCTCATCGTCTACGGTCTGCTTGTCTTTTTATCCACACAATTCCATCACGCCAACATTTCGATCGGCAAGGCTGACCGTTTCTTCCGCTGGCTTTTCGTCTCGCCCGATATGCATAAAATTCATCACTCACAAATTCCCTCTGAAACCAATTCCAATTACTCCACCGTCTTTTCCATCTGGGACCGCCTCGCAGGCACCTACCGCATGCGAAATGATCTCAAAAACATCCACTTCGGCCTCCCCGACTTCGACCAACCCCAATGGCAAACACTCCTCGGCATGTGGAAAACCCCCTTCACAAAAAAGCCACCAACCAGACAAGATCAAAAACAACACCCCCACCCAAAATGA
- a CDS encoding transposase, whose translation MIFVDRHGTPVAIDTESARRSEVKLIEPLLEKITLQNRQPERLVYDKAADSDSLRKRLMEKNIDLICPHRKSRVKPPTQDGRKLPRFKRRWIVERSIAWLHNYRRIVTRWEYHDYLYESFVILGCLFTLLKRF comes from the coding sequence ATGATTTTTGTCGATCGTCACGGGACACCTGTGGCGATCGACACAGAATCGGCCCGTCGTAGCGAAGTCAAGCTGATCGAACCGCTGCTTGAAAAAATCACATTGCAAAATCGACAACCCGAGCGACTTGTTTATGACAAAGCCGCCGATTCGGACTCGTTGCGCAAACGGCTGATGGAAAAGAATATCGATCTGATCTGCCCGCATCGAAAATCGAGAGTCAAACCGCCGACGCAAGATGGTCGAAAGCTTCCACGCTTCAAACGACGTTGGATTGTGGAACGCAGTATTGCCTGGCTCCACAACTATCGTCGCATTGTCACGCGCTGGGAATATCACGATTACCTCTACGAAAGCTTTGTAATTCTTGGGTGTTTATTTACACTATTAAAAAGGTTTTGA
- a CDS encoding APC family permease, producing the protein MFNNTSRCKEVPGGRVINPKTQTPIASKLHQKLNLAELLAMGIGGMIGGGIFSVLGMAVNISGHAAPLAFLIGSFVALGAGYSYVKLALGFHSDGASFTYLDRAFPKHPNIAGIAGWTVIVGYIGTLALYAYTFGVYGAHLLGSAGSPTVRMVLSAAVLLFFMLINLQGVKSSGQTEVIIVFSKVILLGLFAVAGIFSIKQDHLFPVFEKGVSSVFIAGAMIFVAFEGFQLITNAVMETENADRNIPRGIYGSILITSLIYFGVAVVAVGNLTPIEIRAAKEYTLAIAAEPALGTAGGILVDLAALLATSSAINATAFGASRMMAEMATEKRMPHRFSFRSRTDVPWIAIVALTIISGAFTLLGSLETITLFSSMTFLLISLAVSVANLKLRKITNSNLWLILLGMTLMLTTIGLLVLHLWQENHQLFFWLGGAFALIALVEIAFCERECRNSSHKQKKSE; encoded by the coding sequence CTGTTCAATAACACTTCGAGGTGCAAGGAAGTCCCGGGAGGAAGAGTCATTAACCCCAAGACGCAAACTCCAATCGCATCCAAACTCCATCAGAAACTGAACCTGGCAGAGTTGCTGGCCATGGGTATCGGCGGTATGATCGGCGGCGGTATTTTTTCGGTTCTGGGGATGGCAGTGAATATCTCTGGACATGCCGCACCACTGGCTTTTCTGATCGGCAGTTTTGTCGCACTGGGAGCCGGTTACTCTTATGTCAAACTGGCACTCGGCTTCCATAGTGACGGCGCCAGCTTTACCTATCTGGATCGTGCGTTTCCCAAACACCCGAACATCGCCGGGATTGCAGGCTGGACGGTGATCGTAGGCTACATCGGCACGCTCGCCCTGTATGCCTACACATTCGGTGTCTACGGCGCCCACCTGCTGGGTAGTGCGGGCTCTCCCACCGTTCGCATGGTGCTGTCTGCCGCGGTCCTCTTGTTTTTTATGTTGATCAATCTGCAGGGGGTCAAATCCAGCGGACAAACCGAGGTGATCATTGTCTTCTCGAAAGTCATTCTGCTGGGCCTGTTCGCGGTCGCGGGAATTTTTTCGATCAAACAGGACCATCTCTTCCCGGTATTTGAGAAAGGCGTGTCATCGGTCTTCATTGCGGGTGCCATGATCTTTGTGGCCTTCGAAGGCTTTCAGTTGATCACCAACGCGGTCATGGAAACGGAAAACGCAGACCGGAACATCCCGCGTGGCATCTACGGTTCAATTCTGATCACGTCGCTGATCTATTTCGGCGTGGCGGTTGTTGCGGTCGGCAACCTGACGCCAATCGAAATCAGGGCTGCCAAAGAATACACACTGGCGATTGCAGCCGAGCCGGCTTTAGGAACTGCCGGAGGAATCCTGGTCGACCTGGCAGCATTGCTGGCCACTTCATCCGCCATCAACGCCACCGCCTTTGGTGCGTCGCGCATGATGGCCGAGATGGCCACTGAAAAACGAATGCCTCATCGATTCTCATTTCGCAGTCGCACGGATGTCCCCTGGATTGCCATCGTCGCACTCACGATTATTTCCGGCGCCTTCACACTCCTCGGCAGCCTGGAAACGATTACGCTCTTTTCCAGTATGACCTTTTTACTGATCTCGCTGGCCGTCTCCGTCGCCAATCTGAAACTGCGTAAAATCACCAACAGCAACCTCTGGCTGATTCTGTTGGGAATGACCCTGATGCTGACAACCATCGGCCTGCTCGTACTACATCTCTGGCAGGAAAATCATCAACTCTTCTTCTGGCTTGGCGGAGCGTTTGCTCTGATCGCCCTGGTGGAAATCGCATTCTGTGAGCGCGAGTGCCGGAATTCCTCGCACAAACAAAAGAAAAGTGAGTAG
- a CDS encoding Lpg1974 family pore-forming outer membrane protein, with amino-acid sequence MRDTTQAALLWTPGMNQGGREGSGKMFLKHWYILAMVALVLVAQANIGRAEESTASSLPPAPAVSEDLPAEIPFETAGTNNWVPADANLDLTLRIGVPDLRPGWQIDVGALFLKPSSENLGYAVLTTYKNPGAPEPLASPYWEIESVTTSYQPGFEVGSTYTYQNTGRDFQLDWQHLRTSNHSGASAQSGTQWVSPFSQTGPGSADTYDDLEDNDGVNKLRRAEGVAKYAYDAVNLDFGQHIDFGSSLDLRLFAGLSFARLQESVKSSFYGDPPEPAAVYPASVPLILSLDNTSTFSGVGPRFGVDSLYQTQGGLRFTGQIGAALLVGRTEPSQYVFGAVAEDLALIGISYNQQQVTSGGFTQVVYSADAKLGIGFEHIFSGGNSFSIDAGYQASVYADPFAGYATNHNVLPIQIGSLSTASVRQTNSNFTLHGFYVNLTLQW; translated from the coding sequence GTGAGAGACACCACGCAAGCTGCTTTATTGTGGACTCCAGGGATGAATCAGGGGGGACGAGAAGGATCGGGCAAGATGTTTCTAAAGCACTGGTACATACTGGCGATGGTCGCGCTGGTTTTGGTCGCGCAAGCGAACATCGGGCGGGCTGAGGAATCGACTGCGAGTTCTCTGCCTCCCGCACCGGCTGTTTCCGAAGACCTTCCTGCAGAGATTCCCTTTGAAACCGCGGGCACGAATAACTGGGTTCCCGCCGATGCTAATCTAGATCTCACGTTGCGGATTGGGGTTCCCGATCTGAGACCGGGTTGGCAGATTGACGTCGGGGCACTGTTCCTGAAGCCGAGCAGCGAGAACCTCGGTTATGCTGTCCTTACCACATACAAAAATCCGGGTGCACCGGAACCACTGGCTTCTCCCTATTGGGAGATTGAATCGGTCACAACCAGCTATCAGCCCGGATTTGAAGTGGGATCGACCTATACGTATCAGAATACCGGCCGCGATTTTCAACTCGACTGGCAGCATTTACGAACGTCTAATCACAGTGGGGCCTCCGCCCAGAGCGGCACACAATGGGTTTCTCCCTTCTCACAAACCGGCCCCGGTTCTGCGGACACATATGATGATTTAGAAGACAACGACGGAGTGAATAAACTGAGGAGAGCCGAGGGGGTTGCCAAGTATGCTTATGATGCGGTGAACCTCGATTTCGGGCAGCACATCGATTTCGGTTCGTCGCTCGACCTGAGGTTATTTGCCGGCTTGAGTTTTGCCCGTTTGCAGGAATCTGTGAAGTCCTCGTTTTACGGCGATCCGCCCGAACCGGCGGCGGTGTACCCCGCGTCAGTTCCCTTAATCCTCTCGTTGGATAACACGTCGACCTTTTCGGGTGTCGGACCGCGGTTTGGTGTTGATAGTCTGTACCAGACTCAAGGAGGGCTGCGTTTCACAGGGCAGATCGGCGCGGCGTTGCTGGTTGGCCGGACCGAGCCTTCCCAATATGTATTTGGCGCCGTCGCCGAGGATCTGGCTTTGATCGGAATCTCCTACAATCAGCAGCAGGTGACCAGCGGCGGTTTTACTCAGGTCGTCTATTCAGCCGACGCCAAATTGGGAATCGGTTTTGAACACATCTTTTCCGGCGGCAATTCCTTCTCGATCGACGCCGGCTATCAGGCGTCCGTCTACGCCGATCCCTTCGCCGGCTACGCGACGAATCACAACGTCCTGCCGATCCAGATCGGTTCGCTTTCGACCGCCAGCGTGAGACAGACCAACAGCAACTTCACCCTGCACGGTTTTTACGTCAACCTCACCCTGCAATGGTAA
- a CDS encoding PSD1 and planctomycete cytochrome C domain-containing protein, producing MMTRMLICLVSVLAIVLSGSSHLEAAPKAQKDDKGLELFKSKIEPVLVKHCYECHSRKGESVEGGLELDSPAGMMRGGDTGPMLKPHDLEHSSLIQMLKHEGDASGMPPEQKLSDDVIAAFEEWIRLGCPDSRKETGPTLKEQRYQAAQKHWAFVSPQSVKPPAVKQTNWPRNPVIDGFVLSAMEQQGLKPVQDANRLTLVRRVYFDLVGLPPTPAEVDAFLNDKSPDALAKLVDKLLASPRFGERWGRHWLDVIRFAESSGMEFNFTYPHAWPYRNYVIDAFNQDKPYNIFLQEQIAGDLIPAQPNESPETIEARKIAPSMLSFGPKRHNSSGTEFRMDIVDDQINTVCRATMALTVSCARCHDHKFDPIPTADYYSLAGIFLSTEPLYGTIKQKYSNTPTDLLPIGKNAPALHAAAEAYDKQLQETEKQLTAQTDALKKAKDALKLAAAEHKKYEQLVATTVVDPAKPNAGNQPSQADVDQKQAKLNKANDLVSNLTSEVATLKTKVAELKKNAPARPHYAMSARDRKKPADTYIAVRGDFREKGDVVPRGFLSAIKIENTPPIAANHSGRLELAQWITSEQNPITARVMVNRIWHHLFGRGLVPSVDNFGVIGKQPTHPELLDALALQFVQEDWSTKQMIRTIMLSRAYQLSSTPDPANMEIDPDNRLLWRASPRRLEAEAIRDAILTVSGQLDFNRPTTSTVTPLGDKLARSIPMEKLQPPSNHRSVYLPVVRDYVPELFDLFDFPSPSLVSGNRAVTNVPAQALYLRNSQFITDQSRHAAQRLLADQQAKDDVSKVKLAMRWALARTPTAEEQSGALQLIQQVRQSTDPKKKSAEVDAWAAWFQTLYMTAEFRFLVDAQ from the coding sequence ATGATGACTCGTATGCTGATCTGTCTCGTTTCGGTATTGGCAATTGTTCTTTCTGGTAGCTCCCATTTAGAAGCTGCCCCCAAAGCCCAGAAAGACGACAAAGGTCTTGAGCTGTTCAAATCGAAGATTGAACCGGTTCTGGTCAAGCACTGCTACGAATGCCATTCCCGCAAAGGTGAAAGTGTGGAAGGGGGCCTCGAACTCGACTCTCCGGCCGGCATGATGCGGGGCGGTGATACCGGCCCGATGCTCAAGCCGCACGATCTCGAACATAGTTCGCTGATTCAAATGCTCAAACATGAAGGCGATGCTTCCGGCATGCCTCCCGAACAGAAACTCTCCGATGACGTCATCGCCGCCTTTGAAGAGTGGATTCGTCTCGGCTGTCCCGACTCCCGCAAAGAAACCGGCCCCACTCTCAAAGAACAACGTTACCAGGCCGCACAAAAACACTGGGCTTTCGTGTCCCCCCAATCAGTCAAACCGCCTGCTGTCAAACAGACCAACTGGCCCCGCAATCCGGTCATCGATGGCTTCGTGCTCTCCGCCATGGAGCAGCAGGGATTGAAGCCGGTTCAAGATGCCAATCGACTCACGCTGGTCCGCCGCGTCTACTTTGATCTCGTCGGCCTCCCCCCGACACCGGCCGAAGTCGATGCGTTTCTGAATGATAAATCGCCGGACGCCCTCGCGAAGCTCGTCGACAAACTGCTCGCTTCTCCCCGCTTCGGCGAACGCTGGGGACGGCACTGGCTGGATGTCATCCGCTTCGCCGAATCGAGTGGCATGGAATTTAACTTCACCTATCCGCACGCCTGGCCTTACCGCAACTATGTCATCGATGCGTTCAACCAGGATAAACCGTACAACATTTTTCTGCAGGAACAAATCGCTGGCGACCTGATACCGGCCCAACCCAATGAATCTCCGGAGACGATCGAAGCCCGCAAGATTGCCCCCAGCATGCTGTCCTTCGGCCCCAAACGGCACAATTCGAGCGGAACCGAATTCCGCATGGATATCGTCGACGATCAGATCAACACGGTCTGTCGTGCGACGATGGCGCTGACCGTCTCCTGTGCCCGCTGCCACGATCACAAGTTCGATCCGATTCCGACAGCCGATTACTACTCCCTCGCCGGCATCTTTTTAAGCACCGAGCCCCTGTATGGCACCATCAAGCAGAAGTACAGCAACACCCCCACCGATCTGCTCCCCATCGGCAAAAATGCCCCGGCTCTACACGCCGCCGCGGAAGCTTATGACAAACAGCTGCAGGAAACCGAAAAGCAACTGACGGCTCAAACTGACGCCCTCAAGAAAGCAAAAGACGCACTGAAACTGGCCGCCGCCGAACATAAAAAGTATGAACAACTGGTGGCGACAACCGTCGTCGATCCCGCAAAGCCAAATGCCGGCAACCAACCTTCGCAGGCCGATGTCGATCAGAAACAGGCGAAGTTAAACAAAGCCAACGATCTTGTTTCCAATCTGACCAGTGAAGTCGCCACGTTAAAAACAAAAGTGGCTGAGTTGAAAAAGAACGCACCTGCCCGACCGCATTACGCGATGAGTGCCCGCGATCGCAAGAAACCCGCCGACACGTATATCGCCGTCCGCGGCGACTTCCGCGAAAAGGGAGACGTGGTTCCCCGCGGTTTTCTGAGTGCGATCAAAATCGAAAACACTCCCCCAATCGCAGCCAACCACAGCGGTCGCCTGGAACTCGCCCAGTGGATCACCAGCGAACAAAACCCGATTACTGCCCGCGTGATGGTCAACCGGATCTGGCATCACCTGTTCGGTCGCGGCCTGGTTCCTTCTGTCGATAATTTTGGCGTGATCGGAAAACAGCCCACGCACCCCGAACTGCTCGACGCTCTCGCCTTGCAATTCGTGCAGGAAGACTGGTCGACAAAACAGATGATCCGCACGATCATGCTCAGCCGCGCTTATCAACTAAGTAGTACCCCCGATCCCGCCAACATGGAAATTGATCCCGATAATCGCCTGCTCTGGCGTGCCTCACCCCGTCGCCTCGAAGCCGAAGCGATTCGTGATGCCATCCTGACCGTCAGCGGACAACTCGATTTCAACCGCCCCACAACATCTACGGTCACCCCACTGGGCGATAAGCTGGCCCGCAGCATTCCCATGGAAAAACTGCAGCCCCCCAGCAATCATCGCAGCGTCTATCTGCCGGTGGTTCGCGATTACGTTCCCGAACTGTTTGATCTGTTCGACTTCCCCTCGCCCAGTCTGGTGAGTGGAAACCGGGCGGTCACCAACGTTCCCGCGCAGGCACTTTACCTGCGGAATTCCCAGTTCATCACCGATCAATCCCGGCATGCGGCCCAGCGTCTGCTGGCGGATCAACAAGCCAAAGACGATGTCTCCAAAGTAAAACTGGCAATGCGGTGGGCGCTGGCACGAACACCGACGGCAGAGGAACAATCCGGCGCCCTGCAACTGATTCAGCAGGTCCGGCAGTCTACTGATCCGAAAAAGAAATCCGCCGAAGTCGATGCCTGGGCCGCCTGGTTCCAGACACTGTATATGACCGCCGAATTCCGTTTTCTCGTTGATGCCCAATAA
- a CDS encoding transposase, translated as MYMTLVWWPKRKRVSTKTASRTERPVVLTDKQWSLVAKLFPWTPPSKKGGRPKAHPRDCLEGILWILVTGARWKDLPREYPSKATCHRRFQQWTIEGRLLSAWQIILERMDDAGQIDFSETFADGTFASAKKGVEELARLVVAKAQRS; from the coding sequence ATGTATATGACGCTGGTCTGGTGGCCCAAACGAAAACGGGTTTCCACAAAAACAGCGTCCAGGACGGAACGCCCGGTCGTTTTGACCGATAAACAATGGTCTTTAGTCGCAAAACTGTTTCCCTGGACTCCCCCTTCCAAAAAGGGAGGACGTCCAAAAGCCCATCCACGAGATTGCCTGGAAGGCATTCTCTGGATTTTGGTGACAGGAGCACGATGGAAAGATTTACCAAGAGAGTATCCCTCAAAAGCGACGTGCCATCGACGTTTCCAGCAATGGACGATCGAAGGGCGGCTCTTATCTGCCTGGCAAATCATCTTGGAACGAATGGATGATGCTGGCCAGATTGATTTCTCGGAAACCTTTGCTGATGGCACTTTTGCCTCGGCAAAAAAAGGGGTAGAAGAGTTGGCCCGACTCGTCGTGGCAAAGGCACAAAGGTCATGA
- a CDS encoding DUF1501 domain-containing protein — MKHATSETTVSRRQWLKAAAGGLGGLALTGLAPQAKAAGLLSPKVAHYTPKAKRVIFLFINGGPSQFESFDYKPELKANGGKKGAKKGKLLAPLYDFAQHGESGMWISEAFPHLAKQTDQICMLNGMTGPSRAHPIAIPMLHTGEFKFQRPSFGAWVLYGLGTENQNLPGFFTIKPTRTFGGPANYGSAFLPRGCLITSKKVNGLARLLHEVFS; from the coding sequence ATGAAACATGCAACCTCAGAAACAACAGTATCACGACGTCAATGGCTCAAGGCTGCCGCCGGTGGTCTGGGTGGGCTGGCCCTGACCGGTCTCGCACCGCAAGCGAAAGCCGCCGGTCTGCTTTCTCCGAAAGTCGCCCATTACACACCCAAAGCGAAGCGGGTGATCTTCCTGTTTATTAATGGCGGCCCTTCGCAGTTCGAGTCGTTCGACTATAAACCGGAACTGAAAGCCAATGGTGGTAAGAAAGGTGCCAAGAAGGGAAAACTGTTGGCGCCCCTGTATGACTTTGCTCAACACGGCGAAAGCGGCATGTGGATCTCCGAAGCGTTCCCGCACCTCGCGAAACAGACCGACCAGATCTGCATGCTCAACGGGATGACCGGTCCCAGCCGCGCCCATCCCATCGCCATCCCCATGCTGCACACCGGCGAATTCAAATTTCAGCGTCCTTCCTTCGGCGCCTGGGTTCTTTACGGACTGGGAACCGAAAACCAGAATCTCCCCGGCTTCTTCACGATCAAACCGACACGTACCTTCGGGGGACCGGCCAATTATGGAAGTGCGTTCCTTCCTAGAGGTTGTCTCATAACGTCAAAAAAAGTGAACGGTTTGGCGCGTCTTTTGCATGAAGTGTTCTCCTGA
- a CDS encoding flagellar basal body P-ring protein FlgI: protein MRYFKFSILAGMGLFALAMFFLSQSIQGFLSINQNTEQTAAEAELEISLSEPDEFPDLSLDFPAGPKQSPLNPAPAPKLSDIATTQELSQDPRLPENRTPEINLVTASPQSADSSPALNILLLSQTTKEQRTTLIEELVRIDADLVRRVAMKPVDQQGISANEVKTVQQISLTNPFPKRTVSAGYNVPQPTMKPASAPEPFLVQQERLVHIIAAYRGITFKTTGIPTQDAALNQTIPVIPFVTNTMLPATVISKNLVQLDLHSELPIPRETQAQPVLKLAQLGEFQPAEIIKLTGSGLVVGLNGTGERNYSPEAIQALKSSMAAMKINVKQIKTPLRAGNLANVSLIAYIPNQGVKKGQRIECYLTAANPDVKLTGGYLLPTTIQQTESPAASAVVMGMLDTNRTQNKSQAIIEQGAQLLADITPKLVSGTGIPHLKFFLNDSASLPATGQLITQTINQFLKAQQNLNAKAMLQSTSMIMISLPHPNQKLAQQLAAHLLKLSIPIQPSLAQSSLVKNQTPELMIDPATATIQTRGNVLLQPAQIEYNDLILEISASTASATPRLNDLLALMQHLKIPKPRQIEFVRGLQQQGKIKAAYHEQ, encoded by the coding sequence ATGCGCTACTTCAAATTTTCCATACTCGCAGGAATGGGCCTGTTCGCACTGGCCATGTTTTTTCTGTCGCAATCCATTCAAGGCTTTCTCAGTATTAATCAGAACACTGAGCAAACCGCCGCAGAAGCCGAACTGGAAATTTCACTTTCCGAACCAGACGAATTTCCCGATCTCAGTCTCGATTTCCCGGCTGGTCCAAAACAAAGTCCATTGAATCCAGCACCTGCTCCCAAACTGTCGGACATAGCCACCACTCAGGAACTCTCTCAAGATCCACGGCTTCCGGAAAACAGAACACCGGAAATCAATCTTGTCACCGCATCACCACAGTCAGCTGACTCCTCCCCCGCGTTAAATATTCTGCTCCTCTCACAAACCACGAAAGAACAACGCACCACGCTGATCGAAGAATTAGTCCGCATCGATGCCGACCTCGTGCGGCGGGTGGCAATGAAACCGGTCGACCAGCAGGGTATCTCGGCTAACGAAGTCAAAACCGTACAACAGATCTCCTTGACCAATCCCTTTCCCAAACGGACCGTGTCTGCCGGATACAACGTTCCCCAACCAACTATGAAACCGGCGTCGGCTCCCGAACCATTCCTCGTCCAGCAGGAACGGCTCGTTCACATCATCGCCGCCTATCGAGGCATCACCTTCAAAACCACAGGCATCCCCACTCAAGATGCAGCTCTCAATCAAACCATTCCCGTCATTCCCTTCGTCACCAATACCATGCTGCCGGCCACCGTCATCAGCAAAAACCTGGTTCAACTCGACCTCCATTCCGAACTTCCTATCCCCAGAGAAACACAGGCACAGCCGGTTTTGAAACTGGCGCAGTTGGGTGAATTCCAACCGGCGGAAATCATCAAACTCACAGGCAGCGGCCTCGTCGTAGGACTCAACGGAACGGGAGAACGCAATTACTCTCCCGAAGCAATCCAGGCACTCAAGTCCTCCATGGCAGCGATGAAGATCAATGTCAAACAGATTAAAACGCCGCTCCGCGCCGGCAATCTGGCCAATGTCTCCCTCATCGCATACATCCCCAATCAAGGCGTCAAAAAGGGACAACGCATTGAATGCTATCTCACCGCCGCCAATCCCGATGTCAAACTCACAGGAGGCTACCTGCTTCCCACAACCATTCAGCAGACAGAGTCCCCTGCCGCAAGCGCCGTCGTGATGGGCATGCTTGATACAAACCGAACACAAAACAAATCCCAGGCCATCATCGAACAGGGTGCTCAGTTGCTCGCTGATATTACTCCCAAGCTCGTTTCGGGAACCGGCATCCCCCATCTGAAATTTTTCCTGAACGATTCCGCCAGCCTGCCTGCAACGGGACAACTCATCACACAAACCATCAACCAGTTCCTGAAAGCACAGCAAAACCTGAATGCGAAAGCCATGCTGCAATCGACCAGTATGATCATGATCTCTCTGCCCCATCCCAATCAGAAACTGGCACAACAACTGGCAGCCCATTTGCTGAAACTCTCCATTCCCATTCAACCCTCCCTGGCACAATCGTCGCTGGTCAAGAATCAAACACCAGAGTTGATGATCGATCCGGCAACCGCCACCATTCAAACCCGAGGCAACGTCCTGCTCCAGCCAGCTCAAATCGAATATAACGATCTGATACTGGAAATCTCCGCATCCACAGCGTCCGCAACTCCCCGACTGAACGACCTGTTGGCGCTCATGCAACATCTGAAAATTCCCAAACCAAGGCAGATCGAATTCGTGCGCGGACTGCAACAGCAGGGAAAAATCAAAGCCGCCTATCACGAGCAATAA